The following are encoded together in the Brassica napus cultivar Da-Ae unplaced genomic scaffold, Da-Ae ScsIHWf_45;HRSCAF=84, whole genome shotgun sequence genome:
- the LOC125604094 gene encoding methionine aminopeptidase 1D, chloroplastic/mitochondrial isoform X2 — translation MATAKTLQPIMFSSFLGHKSIQSTQPLLHRFRIDLGRRHVSMKLSRTFSGLTNLFFNRRNEDEVIDGKRKRLKPGNVSPRRPVPAHITKPPYVESFTVPGISSGLQIHDDKKGIESMRASGRLAARVREYAGTLVKPGVTTDEIDEAVHNMIIENGAYPSPLGYGGFPKSVCTSVNECICHGIPDSRPLEDGDIINIDVTVYLNGYHGDTSATFFCGDVDEKAKKLVQVTKESLDKAISICGPGVDYKKIGKTIHDHADKHKYGVVRQFVGHGNNEAGRMVLNQTFTIEPMLTIGSIKPVMWDDNWTVVTEDASLSAQFEHTILITKDGAEILTNC, via the exons ATGGCCACCGCTAAGACTCTGCAGCCAATAATGTTCTCTTCCTTTCTCGGCCACAAATCTATCCAATCAACACAACCACTTCTCCACCGCTTTCGCATCGACTTAG GAAGAAGGCATGTTTCAATGAAATTATCAAGAACCTTTTCAGGACTGACCAATCTTTTCTTTAATAGAAG AAACGAAGATGAAGTTATTGATGGCAAGCGAAAACGTCTGAAGCCAGGAAACGTATCTCCTCGCCGCCCTGTCCCTGCCCATATAACAAAACCTCCTTACGTTGAGTCTTTTACAGTCCCTGGAATCTCAAGTGGACTCCAGATTCATGACGACAAGAAAGGTATAGAGAGCATGAGAGCTTCTGGCAGGCTTGCTGCTAGAGTTCGTGAGTACGCCGGGACTTTGGTTAAG CCAGGTGTGACCACGGATGAGATTGATGAAGCGGTTCACAATATGATTATAGAGAATGGAGCTTATCCTTCGCCTCTTGGCTATGGAGGTTTCCCTAAAAGTGTTTGCACTTCAGTCAATGAATGCATTTGCCATGGCATCCCTGATTCACGACCTCTTGAG GATGGAGATATAATCAACATTGATGTCACAGTTTATTTGAAC GGTTATCACGGTGATACTTCAGCAACTTTCTTCTGTGGAGATGTCGACGAGAAAGCTAAAAAGCTAGTCCAG GTGACAAAAGAGTCTCTAGACAAAGCGATATCAATATGTGGACCTGGAGTTGATTACAAGAAAATCGGCAAAACAATTCA TGATCATGCAGATAAACATAAATATGGAGTGGTTAGACAATTTGTAGGCCATG GGAACAATGAAGCTGGACGTATGGTGTTGAATCAAACCTTCACCATAGAACCGATGCTAACGATAGGAAGCATTAAACCGGTTATGTGGGATGATAATTGGACTGTGGTCACAGAAGATGCAAGTCTCTCTGCCCAATTCGAGCATACCATTCTTATAACTAAAGATGGAGCTGAGATACTAACCAACTGTTAA
- the LOC125604094 gene encoding methionine aminopeptidase 1D, chloroplastic/mitochondrial isoform X3 has protein sequence MKLSRTFSGLTNLFFNRRNEDEVIDGKRKRLKPGNVSPRRPVPAHITKPPYVESFTVPGISSGLQIHDDKKGIESMRASGRLAARVREYAGTLVKPGVTTDEIDEAVHNMIIENGAYPSPLGYGGFPKSVCTSVNECICHGIPDSRPLEDGDIINIDVTVYLNGYHGDTSATFFCGDVDEKAKKLVQVTKESLDKAISICGPGVDYKKIGKTIHDHADKHKYGVVRQFVGHGIGRVFHADPVVLHFRNNEAGRMVLNQTFTIEPMLTIGSIKPVMWDDNWTVVTEDASLSAQFEHTILITKDGAEILTNC, from the exons ATGAAATTATCAAGAACCTTTTCAGGACTGACCAATCTTTTCTTTAATAGAAG AAACGAAGATGAAGTTATTGATGGCAAGCGAAAACGTCTGAAGCCAGGAAACGTATCTCCTCGCCGCCCTGTCCCTGCCCATATAACAAAACCTCCTTACGTTGAGTCTTTTACAGTCCCTGGAATCTCAAGTGGACTCCAGATTCATGACGACAAGAAAGGTATAGAGAGCATGAGAGCTTCTGGCAGGCTTGCTGCTAGAGTTCGTGAGTACGCCGGGACTTTGGTTAAG CCAGGTGTGACCACGGATGAGATTGATGAAGCGGTTCACAATATGATTATAGAGAATGGAGCTTATCCTTCGCCTCTTGGCTATGGAGGTTTCCCTAAAAGTGTTTGCACTTCAGTCAATGAATGCATTTGCCATGGCATCCCTGATTCACGACCTCTTGAG GATGGAGATATAATCAACATTGATGTCACAGTTTATTTGAAC GGTTATCACGGTGATACTTCAGCAACTTTCTTCTGTGGAGATGTCGACGAGAAAGCTAAAAAGCTAGTCCAG GTGACAAAAGAGTCTCTAGACAAAGCGATATCAATATGTGGACCTGGAGTTGATTACAAGAAAATCGGCAAAACAATTCA TGATCATGCAGATAAACATAAATATGGAGTGGTTAGACAATTTGTAGGCCATGGTATTGGACGTGTCTTCCATGCTGATCCAGTTGTTCTTCACTTCC GGAACAATGAAGCTGGACGTATGGTGTTGAATCAAACCTTCACCATAGAACCGATGCTAACGATAGGAAGCATTAAACCGGTTATGTGGGATGATAATTGGACTGTGGTCACAGAAGATGCAAGTCTCTCTGCCCAATTCGAGCATACCATTCTTATAACTAAAGATGGAGCTGAGATACTAACCAACTGTTAA
- the LOC125604094 gene encoding methionine aminopeptidase 1D, chloroplastic/mitochondrial isoform X1 encodes MATAKTLQPIMFSSFLGHKSIQSTQPLLHRFRIDLGRRHVSMKLSRTFSGLTNLFFNRRNEDEVIDGKRKRLKPGNVSPRRPVPAHITKPPYVESFTVPGISSGLQIHDDKKGIESMRASGRLAARVREYAGTLVKPGVTTDEIDEAVHNMIIENGAYPSPLGYGGFPKSVCTSVNECICHGIPDSRPLEDGDIINIDVTVYLNGYHGDTSATFFCGDVDEKAKKLVQVTKESLDKAISICGPGVDYKKIGKTIHDHADKHKYGVVRQFVGHGIGRVFHADPVVLHFRNNEAGRMVLNQTFTIEPMLTIGSIKPVMWDDNWTVVTEDASLSAQFEHTILITKDGAEILTNC; translated from the exons ATGGCCACCGCTAAGACTCTGCAGCCAATAATGTTCTCTTCCTTTCTCGGCCACAAATCTATCCAATCAACACAACCACTTCTCCACCGCTTTCGCATCGACTTAG GAAGAAGGCATGTTTCAATGAAATTATCAAGAACCTTTTCAGGACTGACCAATCTTTTCTTTAATAGAAG AAACGAAGATGAAGTTATTGATGGCAAGCGAAAACGTCTGAAGCCAGGAAACGTATCTCCTCGCCGCCCTGTCCCTGCCCATATAACAAAACCTCCTTACGTTGAGTCTTTTACAGTCCCTGGAATCTCAAGTGGACTCCAGATTCATGACGACAAGAAAGGTATAGAGAGCATGAGAGCTTCTGGCAGGCTTGCTGCTAGAGTTCGTGAGTACGCCGGGACTTTGGTTAAG CCAGGTGTGACCACGGATGAGATTGATGAAGCGGTTCACAATATGATTATAGAGAATGGAGCTTATCCTTCGCCTCTTGGCTATGGAGGTTTCCCTAAAAGTGTTTGCACTTCAGTCAATGAATGCATTTGCCATGGCATCCCTGATTCACGACCTCTTGAG GATGGAGATATAATCAACATTGATGTCACAGTTTATTTGAAC GGTTATCACGGTGATACTTCAGCAACTTTCTTCTGTGGAGATGTCGACGAGAAAGCTAAAAAGCTAGTCCAG GTGACAAAAGAGTCTCTAGACAAAGCGATATCAATATGTGGACCTGGAGTTGATTACAAGAAAATCGGCAAAACAATTCA TGATCATGCAGATAAACATAAATATGGAGTGGTTAGACAATTTGTAGGCCATGGTATTGGACGTGTCTTCCATGCTGATCCAGTTGTTCTTCACTTCC GGAACAATGAAGCTGGACGTATGGTGTTGAATCAAACCTTCACCATAGAACCGATGCTAACGATAGGAAGCATTAAACCGGTTATGTGGGATGATAATTGGACTGTGGTCACAGAAGATGCAAGTCTCTCTGCCCAATTCGAGCATACCATTCTTATAACTAAAGATGGAGCTGAGATACTAACCAACTGTTAA